In the Verrucomicrobia bacterium CG1_02_43_26 genome, TATGAAACTTGATTTCTTTGGAATAGACCAGTCTTGTGTGCAGCGGTATATTGTGGCGAAGTCTGAAAAAGAAGCCAAGAGAAGTGTGTGGCTAGCTGTATGGCTTGGGTTATTTATATCCGCACTTTTTTGCTTTATCGGGACCGCCTTATTTGCCTTTTACCACGCACAACCGGAGCTTGCGGGCACAGCGGTGCCTGCGGCATTGAAGTCTGATTCCATCTTGCCTTATTTTGTGGCAACCCAGATGCCTGCTGGAACGATAGGCTTTTTAATAGCAGCGATTATAGCGGCGGCGATGAGCAGCATCGACAGTGGTTTAAATTCATCCGCAACCCTCTTTTATACAAACATCTATAAGACCTATGTCAGTCAAGGACAAGAAGTGTCTGACAAAGAAGCGAAGCTTGTGCTCCATGGAGCCTCTTTGATATTGGGTTTGATAGGAATCGGCGTAGCACTGGCTATGATGAACATTGAAGGGATATTGTTTACCTGGCTTAAGATACTAGGTGTGTTGAGCGGAGGTACCCTAGGGCTATTTATATTAAGCCGAGTGACCGAGACGCGCAAGATGGCCGCGATGTCCGGTGTGGCTCTGGCGGTGGTATTGCTTGCATGGATTACCTTTTCGAAGAATTGGACAGGCTCATGGGAAGTATACAAATGCCCCTTGAATACATTGATGTCTACCGTTGTTAGCTCGATGACGATATTATTTGTGGGCCTTGCGGGGTCATTATTAAAGAGAAAACGCAGGAGGGACAGTGATCTAGCTGAAGCAAGCGCGTGAGAAGGAGCGTAATCCGTTTTTCTAACGTCAAGTGACGTAGTTGGGGTAGGGATAATTTATTGTAATTTTGGAATATAAAGGCTAGTAGTAGTTCTAGGGGTAGAAAAAAATCTCCTACTAGCCCCCAAGTTGCAATAAATTATCCCGCATTTTTTTAACATGAATTTAGTAATTTTTGATATAGATGGTACGCTGACAGATTCGGATGAATTGGATGAAGTTTGTTTTATAAAAGCCGTCAAAGACTTTTGGGATATTGATACCTTTAACACGGATTGGGAAAGTTATGGGAATTATACGGATTCCTTCGTGTTGAGAGAGATTGCAAAAGAACATTTGGGGAGGGAGCCGCATAGAGAAGAATTAAATGCGTTTGAGGACTATTTTGCATCCTTGTTGGATGCAGCCGTTAGCGAGGTCCCAGGCCTGTTGCGTCCTATTGATGGCGCGGCAGCCCTATTGATGGAGTTGATTGCTGACACTGATGATATTGCTGTGGGGATCGCCACGGGTGCGCTAAGGAAATCAGCGGAGAGAAAATTAAGCGCCTTTGATTTTGATATACTCGGGGCAAACAAAGTTGCTTTTTCTTGCTCCAGTGATGCCTATACACGAGAAGATATTATTCTTCATACGGAAGAAAAGATGAAGTATCGGTACGGATCAGAGCCTTTTGATGCAAAGATCTATGTGGGTGATGGCGTGTGGGACGCGAAAGCTTCGAAGGCACTCGGGTATACCTTTATTGGCCGAGGTGTGGGGGAACGCGCCGAAGCGTTAAAAGCAGAAGGAGCTGTGCGGGTTTTTGAAAATTATTTGCCGAGAGCTGATTTTGTGCAGTACATCCGAACGTTAGGCAATGTACTCGTTTAAACGGGAACGATATATAGACCTTAGTTATTGTAAATATCTTCGCCCTCTGAGCGAGCGATAACGGCGGCTCCTACGGAGTCTCCAAAGACATTAACCGCGGTACGTAGCATATCCAGTACGCGATCTACGACTAAGACCAGGCCGATGGCTTCGAGAGGCAAGCCAACCGCGCTTAAGATGAGAGCGATAGCCACGAGACTTGCCGAAGGGATACCGGCTACACCGATAGATGTCAGAAGCGCCATAATGGCAACGGTTATCTGCATACCAAGATCGATAACAAAACCCGATGTGACGCTATAAAATTGGGCAATGAAGAGCACCACGATAGCCTCATATAAGGCCGTGCCATCCATGTTGACCGTTGCTCCAATGGGAAGTGTGAAACTAGAAACACGACTGGAAATGTTGCCCTTTTCCTCCACGCATTGCATGGTGAGCGGCAGTGTGGCGGTGGAAGACGCAGTTGAGAAAGCCGTTAACAGAGCAGGAATCATTGCCTTATAATGTTTGCCTGGTTTGATTCTGGCCATGTATCTAAGAATAAGCCACATAGCTACAAAGAAGTGCGTGGCAAGACCCAGTAGCACGCACGCTACAAACCAGAAGAGCGGTTTGGCTAATTCCAAACCTGTGCGTGTGAAAATTGGAGTGATGAGCGCAAGTACTCCCAGTGGGGTGAAACGGATGATGAAGTGAGTGAACATGATCATCATTTGGTGAATACCATTCCAGAAATCTACTTGTACGGTTCTTAAATTACTCGGGAGTTTATTGAGGAAGAAGCCGATAAAAAGACTGACGACGATGATGCCTAGAAGTTGATTATTGCGCGTGGTTACTTCGAAGATGTTCGTAGGAACCATGCGTAAAAAAAGATTGCTCAGAACGGAAGTCGTCTTGCCCTCGACCTTTTCCAAGAAGCCGGATACATCCTGCTTTTGACCAACAATAGCGGACGCTGTTTCCGCATCCACGGTACCCGGTTGAATAACGTTAACAAAGACTAAACCGATGACGATAGCCAAGGCACTGGTAAGGGCATAGAATGCAATTGTTTTTGCTGCCAGACGCCCCATTCCATGTGTATTGCCGATGCTTAAAATGCCATATACGATCGAAGAAATAATCACTGGGACGATGATCATTTTTAAAGCATTCATGAAGAGCTGGCCGAAGAAATGAAAAATATCTAAGAGCTTGATCGTGAAAGCCGCATTTTGCGAACCCGTCATCTTTATGACGGTAGCGATGAGGATAGAAAGAACGATGGCGATAAGGATTTGCCAGTGAAAAGCTATTCTGCGGATCTTCATTTCTTTATGATGCTTAATTGCTTGCGATTTTATACCTACATGGATCGGAAAGCTATCTCTAAAATTTAATGAGACGATTTTGTGTTGATCCTTTTGAGCCATGTGGGATGGCTGTATTGTTAGAAGTTGGCAGAAAAGTAATAGCATTGCTATTTTTGGGATTATAGTTTATTAAATTTACATGACGGATTGGGGGAAAGTTTTTGGTATATTTAAGGGAGAATCTAGGCGTTCTTTTGCCTTAGCATTGCCGATGATACTGGGGCAGATTGGGCAGGTTTCCTTAGGGTTGGTGGATACGGCTATGGTTGGCCGAGTGGGCATTGTGCCCTTGGCGGGGGTAGCCTTTGGGTCTAGTTTGCTATTGTTGTTGATGGTAATTGGCTCAAATTTATGTACATCCGTGCATGTTTTAGTATCACGCGCAACAGGAGAAGGTAAACAGAAAGAGGCATCTGATGTTTTACAACATGGTTTAATTGTAGGATTCCTGTATTCATTTTTGGTTGCTACCATGCTGCATTGGCAGATAGATGTTTTGGGCATGTTTGGCCAACCTGCTGATGTTGTTGAACAAGCAACGCCTTATACGATTTATACCTTATGGTCGCTTGTGCCCTTCATGTTATTTATGGGTTTCCGAAATTACTCGGAAGCATGGAACCACCCCTGGCCGGGATTTGTGGTAACGATCGTAGGCATTTTAGCCAATATTCTGTTAAACTGGATTTTTATATTCGGGGAGTGGGGAGCTCCTGCTATGGGCGCGGGAGGCGCCGGGTTTGCCACATTGCTCGCTAGAATACTGATGGTTGCGATGATCGCCTATTATGTATTTGCTTCCAAACGCTTTGTATTTAGGTGGCGCATCCGCGAGTTTATTTTTTGGAACGTGAAGTATATCAAATCGATACTGGCTATTGGGCTGCCTATAGCCTTTCAAGGACTTTTCGGGCTGGGCTTTTTATTTGCAACCACAGTCATGATGGGTTGGCTAGGTGCTAGCTATTTGGCCGCGCACCAGATCGCGTTGAATTATTGCGGTATTATATTTATGATTCCCCTAGGGCTATCTTTCGCGCTCTCCATAAGAATAGGAAACGCGATGGGCAGTAATAACCCGGAGAAAGCCCGCAATGTGGCGTACAGCGGGGTTGCTTTAGCGGCTATGATTATGGCATTTTTTGCGCTGTGTACGATCTTGACTCGCAATTACATACCCTTGGGTTTTGTGGACGATATGGAAGTGATTGCGATCACTTCGCAGTTGTTACTCATTGTTGCATTTTTCCAGATCATAGACGGCATGGATATCACGGGACTAGGGTCATTGAAAGGCTTTGCAGACGTGAGAGTACCCGCGGTGATTGTTGTTGTGACGCACTGGGTATTTGGCTTGGCTGTGGCCTATTTACTGGGTTTTGTATGGGATTACAAAGGTGCAGGCGTTTGGCTAGGATTGCTGACAGCAGCGACCAGTTGCGGGACACTGATTTGTTTGCGCTTACTTAAGATATGTAAACTTAATCTTTCCGTGCGCTGAGGTCTTCTAACGCATCCAACACAATTTGAGGAGTCAGAATAGTTGGCAGAATGATAGGATCTTTCTTAAGATCGGGAGAGTAGATCAGCGTGAATGGAATGCTGTTTCTGCCGAAAGATTCGAGTGTTCGTGTGATGAGAGGATCCCTACGCGTCCAGTCTGCCTTGACTGCAACGACATTCAATCGGTTAAATTCCTCCATCACCCTGTCTGAACTGAAAATTGCTTTTTTATTGGCTTGGCAGGTGATGCACCAGGCAGCGGTAAAGTCTACAAAGACATAATGCCCCTGTTTGCGAAGCTCTTGAACCATTTCCTGAGAATAAGGAGTCCACTCGATACCGTAATTTAATTCACGAGAAGGTTGCGGTAGATGCTCACCATTGGAATAGTCCTCGGAAGCTGAATAGATCATATAAAGCGCAAGTATGCCTAAGAGGACAGAAAAGAATAAACCACGCTTACGCACAACCAGAAGACGATCCAGTGCGCACCAACGACCATAAATCCAAGTAGCCAGAGCGATCGTTAATAACCCAAAAGACAGGATGGCCAGGGAGTTAATGTTTGTTTGAGAGCCAAAGATCCACATAAGCCATAGAGCCGTTGCGAACATGGGAAAAGACATGGCTTGCTTAAACGATTCCATCCATGCACCCGGTTTCGGTAGCTTACGAATCAGTTTAGGAGAAAAAGAGAGAATGATATAAGGCAAGGCCATCCCCATGCCCAGAAACGTGAACACTGAAAGGGAGATGGGAGCGGATTTACTTAAAGCGTAACCAAGCGCGGTTCCCATGAAAGGGGCAGTGCATGGGGTGGCAACGACTGTAGCCAGAACTCCGGAAAAAAAAGAACCCCGATAACCTGAAAAGGACAGCCTGCTGCCAATGCCCATAAAAGAAGTACCAAACGAGAATATGCCCGCTAGATTTAAACCTATGAGAATCATAAGCGTTGCCAGTATGCTCACAAATAACGGCGATTGAAGCTGGAAACCCCAACCGATTTGTTCTCCAGCAGCTCTAAGCGCAATGAGTAAACCCGAAAGTGCCCAAAAAGACATGAGGACACCAAGCCCGAAAACGAGCCCGTGTAGCTTAGCCTTTGCGGGGCTGTTGTTGGACTGATGGATGAAACCCAATGCCTTGATGCTTAGTATGGGAAAAACGCATGGCATGAGATTCAAAATAAGACCTCCTATAAAGGCAAAGGCGATGGCAGTTGTAATAGAAAAGGGGAAAGGTGCTTTAGGGTTAGGTGGTGCTGTTAAAGATTGTAATGTGTTAAGAAGAGCAGAATCCTCCTTTTGAAGCGGGACAACTACATACAAGCCTGTTGGAATGCCCTCTTTTGTCCAGCCATTTGCGTTATAAATAACCCCCTGCAACTGATCCTCGATAGCACAGTGGGCAACTCTTAGCTGGTAGTAAGTGTCGTGTTTGGTGAGCTCTTGCGGTGCGTTGGGATTGATCATAATCCAGTCATCAAAGTAATAGAGATCACTTAAGTTAGGATGAGAGTCATCTAACGGACGAATAATAAAATCAATAAAACCACCATCGAGAAAAGCCTGGACATCCCAAGTATCTAACATCTGAGGCCATAAGAGACGCGTGCGGTCGAATTCAGTTTTCCAGTGGTTATCCCATTGGGGTGGTTCTATGGAAACAGGAAGTTTGAGACTGACCGTTCCTGCACCTGGAAGACAAACATCTTGGCAAGCGACCCAGTCTATGTTTGCTTTTAATGTTACGAATTCACCTGGCGTGAGGTCTTCCGGCGGCGTGATCTCTGCCATCAAGAGTGTTTCACCTTCGTAGCCATAGTTGACGAGGCCGTTTAGTTCAAAAATTTTAGGCGTAGGCCATTGAACAAGGTCGTGAGAAAAGCCACTGGGAAGCTTGAAATGAATGCGAGTGGGTAAACCCGCGGTGCCGGGGTTATACCAATAGAAATGCCAGCCCGGATCAGGCTTAAAGACAACCGCGACCCAAAAAGGTTGGCCCGGCTGTATGGATTTGACCTCTGATACCAGTTCGATTCTGATACTTTCTTCCTCAATTGATTTTGCGAAGCATGAGAAGGACGCAGCCATAACAAACGCAAAGAAAAGGATATTTTTATAGAGGATACGCATGGTGAAATTTTAGGATATAGAAGACTGGCTGCAACTCTATATTATGTTTGCCCTCTAATGAATGTAGATCATATATTGATGTGGTATTTGAAACCTGTAAATGACGAAGAAAACTAAGTATTTATTACCCCCCGCAGTCATTCTCTTTGCCGTTTTTATTGCATGGGTGATTATTGCCCTGAAGCCATCGCCCGAGAAGAAAGGTGATGTTGCGGAACGGTTACCTATAGTGGAAGGCCTTGCTGTTAATCCCGAGACAGTCACGCTATACGTTTATTCGCAAGGGACGATTGTTCCGGCAACAGAGACGACTCTTCGTGCTGAGGTATCAGGGACGGTTAATTATGTTGCTCCAAATTATGTGGTAGGTGGTTTCTTTAAAAAAGGAGATTTGATTTTATCAATGGATCCAACAGAAGCACAATTGGCAGTAGCAAAGGCAGAAGTGGCGCTAACAAAGGCTAAGGTACAACTTGAAGAAGAAGAGGCTAGAGCCCTACAAGCGAAATTAGATTGGAAGACAATCGGAAGAGGAGAGGCATCGGACTTTGTTTTAAGAAAGCCTCAAATTCAAAATGCGCAGGCTGATTTAAAGTCGGCCCAGACGGGGGTAGCTGAAGCAAAACAGAAATTGAACGCAACGACCGTAAATGCTCCTTATGACGGTATTATTGGTAAAAAAATTGTAGAATTAGGGCAGAGAGTAACAGCTGAAGTATCTGAGTTAACTCAATTGTACGCGATTGATTCTTATGAAGTCAGATTGCCCTTGAGTAGCAGGGAAATGGCTTTTTTGGGAATAAGCCGTGGGTATCGGTTTGAAGATGATAGCCATTTGAATATTCCTGTTACCTTTTTTCTAAAAACAGGAGGGAACTGTTCTTGGAGTGGTGAAATTGTAAGAACGGAAGGAATGGTTGATATAAAAAGCCGTTTGGCATACGTTGTTGCCCGAATCAAGGATCCCTTTAGGCGTAATGCAGATAATGTGAGTGATTGTCCTGCCCTGAGTGTTGGAGAATTTGTGCAAGCAAAGATTAAAGGCGTGACGCTGCAAGCCGTTTATCGCGTGCCAAGGCAGGCATTGATTAATAATGACGCAGTCCGCGTAGTGGATAGCGAAGGGCGGCTCATTACAAAGCGAATTAAAATAGCACAAGTTGATCTTGATAATGTCATCATAACAGAAGGATTAGCAGGCGGAGACATTGTTTGCTTAACGGATGTGCCCTTTTTTGTCGAAGGTATGCGGGTGAATTTAAGATTGGTGAAGCAGGGGAGCGAAGACGCTAGCCTTGAAATAGTACGAAAATGATAGAGTGGTTTGCTAGGCATAAAGTTGCGGCTAATTTGCTATTGGGGCTGATTATTGTTTGGGGCTTGATAAGTGCCGGTAAGCTGAAGGTGGAACTCTTTCCAAAGATCAAGTTGGATTATGTTTCGGTGACGATGGAGTACAAAGGTGCCACTCCCGAGGACATGGAAGAGAGTTTTTGCGTAAAAGTAGAGAATGCGATTTATGATCTAGAGGGAAT is a window encoding:
- a CDS encoding dicarboxylate/amino acid:cation symporter is translated as MRRIAFHWQILIAIVLSILIATVIKMTGSQNAAFTIKLLDIFHFFGQLFMNALKMIIVPVIISSIVYGILSIGNTHGMGRLAAKTIAFYALTSALAIVIGLVFVNVIQPGTVDAETASAIVGQKQDVSGFLEKVEGKTTSVLSNLFLRMVPTNIFEVTTRNNQLLGIIVVSLFIGFFLNKLPSNLRTVQVDFWNGIHQMMIMFTHFIIRFTPLGVLALITPIFTRTGLELAKPLFWFVACVLLGLATHFFVAMWLILRYMARIKPGKHYKAMIPALLTAFSTASSTATLPLTMQCVEEKGNISSRVSSFTLPIGATVNMDGTALYEAIVVLFIAQFYSVTSGFVIDLGMQITVAIMALLTSIGVAGIPSASLVAIALILSAVGLPLEAIGLVLVVDRVLDMLRTAVNVFGDSVGAAVIARSEGEDIYNN